A genome region from Arachis duranensis cultivar V14167 chromosome 8, aradu.V14167.gnm2.J7QH, whole genome shotgun sequence includes the following:
- the LOC107463091 gene encoding uncharacterized protein LOC107463091, with product MVSFAISFSPNLLHGHGTLQVKSCSQSQTKKRCLRCHTLYSDQDNSPISCSFHGHINGEKGLFSLAPPHQGIDGEWSDKSGVIVYKWNDKDNRPNTGRANWKRRWSCCAEYDENSPPCRLGWHVSYDDGETLY from the exons ATGGTTTCTTTTGCAATCAGTTTCTCTCCGAACCTACTTCATGGCCATGGTACTTTGCAGGTCAAGTCTTGTTCTCAGTCGCAAACCAAGAAACGCTGTTTGAGATGTCACACTCTCTACTCAGACCAAGACAATTCCCCAATTTCTTGCTCCTTCCACGGCCACATCAACG GGGAGAAGGGTCTGTTTTCGTTGGCGCCACCGCACCAAGGAATAGATGGGGAATGGAGCGATAAATCTGGAGTTATAGTTTACAAATGGAATGACAAAGATAACAGACCAAACACTGGCCGCGCCAATTGGAAGAGAAGATGGAGCTGTTGTGCTGAGTATGATGAGAATTCACCCCCTTGTAGACTCGGTTGGCATGTTTCTTATGATGACGGTGAAACTCTCTATTAG
- the LOC107463090 gene encoding vestitone reductase, which translates to MEESKGRVCVTGGTGFIGSWIIKKLLEDGYSVNTTVRSTPEHKKDVSFLTNLPGSSQRLRIFSANLSEPSSFNAAIEGCIGVFHVATPYDFEDKESEQVLTQRSIDGALGILKACLNSKTVKRVVYTSSASAVNSNNQEHNEALDETVWSDVDFIRASKAPASSYAVSKTLTEKAVLKFGEENGLEVVTIVPTFVFGPFICPKLPGSVSASLSMVFGEKTLFGLMLETPMVHVDDLARAHIFLLEHPNPIGRYNCSCCLVTAERISQIVATKYPELRGRIPSLDWFKQIEGTRMPNLPSKKLIDAGFVYKYGLEEMVDDAIQCCKNKGYL; encoded by the exons ATGGAAGAAAGCAAAGGAAGAGTGTGTGTTACAGGGGGAACAGGTTTCATTGGTTCATGGATAATCAAGAAGCTTCTTGAAGATGGTTACTCTGTTAATACAACTGTCAGATCAACCCCAG AACACAAGAAAGATGTTAGTTTCCTCACCAACTTACCCGGATCATCCCAGAGGCTTCGAATTTTCAGTGCCAATCTCAGCGAACCATCGAGTTTCAACGCAGCCATTGAAGGTTGCATTGGAGTTTTCCATGTTGCCACCCCATATGACTTTGAAGACAAAGAATCAGAACAAGTATTAACACAAAGATCCATTGATGGTGCACTAGGAATTTTGAAAGCATGCCTAAATTCCAAGACTGTGAAGCGAGTTGTTTATACTTCAAGTGCCTCTGCTGTTAATTCCAATAACCAAGAACATAACGAGGCGTTGGACGAAACTGTCTGGAGTGATGTCGATTTTATCAGAGCTTCGAAGGCTCCGGCTTCGTCGTACGCAGTTTCGAAGACACTAACGGAGAAGGCAGTGCTGAAATTCGGAGAAGAGAACGGATTGGAGGTTGTGACAATTGTTCCAACTTTTGTTTTTGGACCCTTCATTTGTCCTAAGCTTCCCGGCTCTGTTAGTGCTTCATTGTCTATGGTATTTG GTGAAAAAACACTATTTGGTTTGATGCTTGAGACACCTATGGTGCATGTGGATGATTTGGCAAGAGCACATATATTTTTGCTTGAACATCCAAATCCTATAGGGAGGTACAATTGTTCATGTTGCTTGGTCACTGCTGAAAGGATATCTCAGATTGTTGCTACCAAATATCCCGAGCTTCGTGGCCGGATACCATCTCTAGA CTGGTTCAAACAAATTGAAGGTACCAGGATGCCGAATTTACCATCAAAGAAGCTCATCGATGCTGGATTCGTGTACAAATATGGACTTGAAGAAATGGTTGATGATGCAATTCAATGCTGCAAGAACAAGGGTTACTTGTGA